The following DNA comes from Lemur catta isolate mLemCat1 chromosome 8, mLemCat1.pri, whole genome shotgun sequence.
TTCCAGATGTGCAGGCCCACGGCCTGGTAGTCCTTGCCCGGGAAGCTCGCTGGGCTCCATGAGGTTCGGTCGTCACCCACCAGCACCCGGGCCTGGCCTGCCCGGTCTGCCATGCGCATCCTGGGTCTTTGCTGGACGGCAATATACACCTCGCTCGGCTCTGAGACCCGCAGCCAGAATTTGGGGTTGCTGGGAAAGCCACTGTTGTTCCGGCAGCCTCCTGCCGACTGTCCCTTGACCCAGGCCCCGGGCAGTGCCCGCGTGTGGCAGAGCACCTTTCCTAGTGAGAACACGCCGGCGTCAGCTCTGGGAAATGGCGCCGTGCCGGCTCCCCGCTATACTGCCGAGCTGAGGCAGGGACCCAGAGAAAGCCAGCACCCTCCGACAgtgccctcttccctctccttgggggacggggacggggaggGGACGGACAACCTCTCCATGCCGAAGAGAAGCAAGACGGGCCTGGGCGGAGtgctgcctgcccagccctctcctccAGGAGGGGACACGCTCCCAACAGCGCCCACCCTCGCACCTGTGTGGAGACTCTGCAGGTGGCCGGCCTCTGTGACTGGGTAGCCAATAGTGACCTCGTCAAACTCCCTGAGgaactcttcctcctccacccagaACTCCCCTTCCTGGAGCTGGGACAGGAGCTCAGACTCTTCTGCTGGATCCACCCGGCTCCACCCTTCACCCCTGGAAGAAAACGTGTTTCAGCAGGGGACTCTCCCTGCGAGCTGCGGGTCCCCTgacaggcagggcagggtgggccggAGCCCACGCTCAGGGGTGCTCTGCAGCACCAGGCCCTCCGGGCAGTGGCCACCCGTCAGAgtctctctccctgcccagagGAGCTTCCTGCCAGGGCCACCACTCGAGCCCAGAATGACATTTACCCGTGGCCTTGGACGGAGCCCCAGGCCTCACGAGAGCTGTCTGGGGCCCAGACAGGGTGCAGTGCCCGCAAGCAGGCACTGAGTGGGCCTTGCCAGAGACAACCAAGCACTGTCCTGCCAGCTGGACGTGACCAGGGTGTGGGCCAGATGGGTCCTGGGGCCCAGGTACCTACGGCCGTGGCAGCCCTCCTCCTGACGACAGCGAGACCTCGCCCCCAGCACTCACCCCTCTCTCCAGAGCCCCTGCCAGCACCGCCGGCCCCAGGGGTTCTGAATCCGCAGCAGGAGGATGCCCTGGCCATCCTGAGCCCGGAGCTCCCGTAGATCCGAGACAAGGAAGGCATGAAACTCCCCCAGCTCCCTGGCACCTACGTGAGGAGCAGCTCAGTCACGACAGGAAGGGCAGCAGGAGGTCCCTAAACTGACAAGGACGCagggtctctgtctctctccctgggAGATGCTCCAGCCCACCCAGCGGCGGCTGCGAGGAGGTCCCAGGTCCCCAGGGACCACAGGGGCTCCCTTCCCAACAACTGCAGCCCCGTGAGCGGGGGACGCCCTGGAGAGCACCGAGCACGCTGAACCCGGCCCGGCTGCCACCCTCGTCCGGCGCTGGACAAGTCACCCCTTCTCCAGGCCTCACGCTGCCTGTGCCCATCAGCGCAGGGCCTGCCCTCAGACCCGCCACGACCGCTACTGCTGACACAACTGCAGCCGCCAAGGACCCGAGGGATCTCCACAGGCAAGGCTCCCGGAGGCAGGGCACGCTGAGACAGCGTCCGACCAGAAACCACGGCAGGACTGGGGCCCAGCGAGGAGGCCAGAGACCTCCAGACACACGGATGCAGAAATGGAAGAGCCGGACAGAGGAGTGCCGCGTCCCGAGAGGCACGGGGgtccagaaagaagagaaggaactCCTGGAAGGGCTGCAATGCTTTGCTTAGAACAGCGCTGCAGCCGCCATTCCGGGTGTTCTGccgggtccccagcccctggccacctcAGCAGGCTCCCGCGCCAGCAGCTGCCTCTCTACCCGGGGCTTTCTCCAGAGCCTGAAGTGCCAGGAGTTAGTCCagctccccaccccgcccccgggAGCTCCCAGGCCAGCGCCCAGGCTCCTGGGGGGAGCACAAGCCCTCCAGCCTGCCCGTGCCCCACCGTGCTCTGGAGTCCTGTCTCGGGGTCTGCCTGTGGGGACCCAGACCAGGGCCCCCGCCAGCCCTCACGCGCATGCTGGGCGTGTGACTGTCAACAGCTTTCAGTCTGATGGCCACGTTTTTTGaccaaaattacaaaaataatcctaaatatgaaaaatatataaagatgttcaTGCCAATATTATTCATAGTTACATAAGATCAGAAACACCTTAAATATCCAGCATCAGGGAAGGGATGAAGAAAGCTACGGCAGTCCGCTAATGAAATACGGCGTTGCCGCAGCCTACGTAACGGCACGGGAAATTCCGTCTGTGACACAGACAGAACGTAAAAGGTGTATGTTTATGAAAAAACTGAGCATGTGCACCAAAGAATCGCACATGCTTATATTtgagtggttttcttttttataaacaaACTTTCTTTAATGAACACACATGACACTAAAATAAAGAATGAGCTTTCATTTGCCAGGTCACCAGCTGGACCAGGGACGACACACATGCCCAGCTTCCACTCAGTGCTGCCTGCTTCTTACAACACCTCCGCGTGACAGTGATCAGAACACGAGTTCCTGCTCATGCAGCGGAAAGGACTGGTCAAGGGAAAAAGGGTCCCCTCCCTCTGGAGCAGGGGGACAGTAAGGAAAGACCACAAACCCAGGACACCACCCTTGAGGAccaattttcttccttccactcAGTCCTGACCGAGCTACGTAAACAGTTATATAAAAAGCTACCACGTGTCGCCCAGCCTCGTGCCTCACCTGCCCTGGGGCTGAGCACCGAGCAGCTGATCAGACACTGGTCCTTCAGGCGCAGCAGCTGCTGGCAGGACCTGGGCTCCCGGCCCCCAGGCCTGTCCTGCTGGCCGCCACTTCCTGCCAAGTCCTTCAGGTTCCACCTTTCTGCCAGGCCACCAGTTAGGTCCACCAGGGCATCcgccacctgccctgcccacaggTGTTCGTAGGACCCATGGACCCTGAGGGAACACGGCCACAACAGGAGTGAGCTCCAGCGTCGGGCATGGCCACCGCCTCTCCCCGACCCCTGTGGTCTCCAGCACGTCCCGGGGCCTGTGATCCACAGCCTCGATCACGGCACCGACTACCCTGGCCGGCCTTCCTCAGTTCCTCCGGGCACACCtgctccagcccagcctccttTAGCAAGGTGACAAGTGCCTCCTCAGAGGGAAGGCTATTCAACTAAGACTGTGGTGAGGGCCACAGTCCCTGAGTCGGGACCACGATATACAGGCACTGGGAGGCCTGGGCGGCCTCGCTTCTCGCCAGTGACcaggcagggaggctgcctgTCCCAGGGGTTCAAATGCAAATACAGGGAAGCGTGGCTCTTGCTGGGtctgagagaaaaaagaggaCAAGGCACATTCTCTCCGTGGAGGCGACGGTTCCTGCTGGCCCAGGAGCAGAATCTCTGTGTCTGGGCCAGTCAGCCCCTCCCACGGGACAGGCCCCTCCCACAGGACAGGCCCTGCCCCCAAACCGAACAGGCCCCGCAGCCCACAGTGAGCAGGGACGAGCCTCCGGGCGTCCCAAGGAGGTGGCAGCTGCCCGCCCGCCCTGCCCCTCTGGCCCCAGCACACGCACTTGGCGTAGACCTTTTCCAGCAAGGGAAGCCAGAACACGTCCTCCCTCTGGCAGCGGGAGAAGCACAGTCTCCCTGCAAGGCACGGCAGGCGGTCATCCGTGGTCACCTCCACCCAGTGTCCGAACTGCCAAACGCGACAGGTGAAGGAGCCCCGGTACGTCTGGTCGGACCAGCTGGGCTGTCCTGGAGGAATGACCTGCCACCACAGGGAGAGACAAAGGAGACCATGAGACAAGTACCGCCTGGCGCTCCTCAGGGTCCTAACCACAGCGTGACCACAGCGGGACCCCTCCACGGGCCCCCGCTGTTTGCAAAGGACCCTACTCCACACCTAGATGTCAGCGCTCACAGGAAGCTCAGTCACTGGATGCAAAATTAGCAGacctttcatttaaatatttgaggGCCACCCTGAGGGATCCAAGTATCCCCAAATATGTTCTACTGTCCTAAATAAGCATTTGACCTGAATCCAAAACAAATGTGACTTCTGCAGGTACAAGTGCCCCAATTCTTGACAAGAGCTGGCTGCAAACAGCATGTCACCACAGGAGTGGCAGCCCCTCCTGCTGCTGGAGTCTGGTGCCCCACACCCAACAGCCCCCCGCACCCACTGCTGGGCTCCTTCGGGGTCAGCATTCAGACCCAGC
Coding sequences within:
- the CAPN10 gene encoding calpain-10 isoform X3, which codes for MRAGRGETPAPARELFRDAAFPASDSSLFFNLSTPLAQFREDITWRRPQEICAAPRLFPDKPWEGQAKQGLLGDCWFLCACAALQKGRHLLDQVIPPGQPSWSDQTYRGSFTCRVWQFGHWVEVTTDDRLPCLAGRLCFSRCQREDVFWLPLLEKVYAKVHGSYEHLWAGQVADALVDLTGGLAERWNLKDLAGSGGQQDRPGGREPRSCQQLLRLKDQCLISCSVLSPRAGARELGEFHAFLVSDLRELRAQDGQGILLLRIQNPWGRRCWQGLWREGGEGWSRVDPAEESELLSQLQEGEFWVEEEEFLREFDEVTIGYPVTEAGHLQSLHTGKVLCHTRALPGAWVKGQSAGGCRNNSGFPSNPKFWLRVSEPSEVYIAVQQRPRMRMADRAGQARVLVGDDRTSWSPASFPGKDYQAVGLHIWKVPAGGESPGAPPLLLQEPLLSCVPHRYAQEVSRLCLLSAGTYRIVPSTYLPDTEGAFTVTIAIRIDRPSVHSQEMLGQFLQEVSVMAVMKA